CGTGCTCATGTACGTATAGTTAGGCCATCTACGTACGCCACGTCACATTAGTTGTTGACCTTCCTGCAGTTCAACCTGATCTCCCCCTTGGTCCCTGTGAGCGGGCTGATGTTTCCCATCTTCACCATGGCCGCCGCGAAGTCGCAGCTGAAGGCCGCCGCGTTGGTGCTGTACTGGCGGACCAGCGAGTCCTGAGACCCGTTGTTGAAGAGCTCCTGGTCCGAGTGCAGCAGGCCCCGCCGGACCACCAGGATCTGGTAGTACCGGTTGTCGAAGGTGGTGGGCGTCTTGAGGTCGAGCGGGGCCAGGTTGCTGTCGCCGCCGGAGGCGGGGCAGGTATGCTTATGGGTCGACGCGAAGCTGGCGTCGACGTTGGCGTCGTTGTAGATGTGGGAGCGGAAGGTGGTGCAGCGGGCTTGGCCGATGGTGTGGGCGCCGGAGAGCGCGGTCATGTCGCGGGCGCTCAGGCCCTTGGAGGAGAACGATGAGATGAGCTGGGAGAGGCTGGAGCCGGGGCTGGGGAGGTTGCTGTTGGCCGAGCTTTGGCTGGCGGTGGTGGCGTCCCTGCGTCCCAGTTGCACGGTCCATGTTGGTCCCCCGAGCTGCAAGGAACATTTACCGCAGTCATCAGTGAACATCTCACATCCATCGCCATCGCCGTCATTAACACTATTGTCTTCTCATCATTGATGCGACAGCTTGACGATGAGCCGGTGTTTCCATCACGATACATTTACACAAGTAATTCTTCCATTCTTGGGGAAGCGCAGGGGTCGCGGTACTCACCAGCACAACACCGTCACGCGCGGCGAGCGCGAGGATGTCAGCGCACGACACAGTGGCTTTGCACGCGGTCTCGACGTTGGATTTGATGGTATCGATGACTTCAAAGCCGCGGACGGAGTTGACGTTCGGGCCCGCGTTCTTCTCGCCGGTGAAGGTAGATGTGTCATCCAGAAGAATCGATCCGTCACAGCCCTGAGAAAGCGATCGAGAGAACAAAATATGACATCCAAATGGATCAGGTCAAAAGATCGAACAGTTTATGATGTCACTGAGATCATAGCACAGTGGAGTGTAGAGAACAGAGTCGATCGACACACTTTGACAGTGGTCAAAACTAAAGAAGGACAAAAGGATGCCAATCAAGATGTACTTCGAGTTGAGCTCAATAAACCATGACAGCTAACTCAATCTGGCGACGGCACGCCACAAATCACCATTAAGAATCTCTATCGCAAGAAATTACTGGGCGTACTCTGTTCATATCTTTCTTCATAGACCAAACGATCACAAACAAAGAGACGGATTGCGTTGGCAGAAGCATTTCCATGGTATCTCTGTGACAgataagaaggaagaggagagagaCGACGCATACACTGACAAAGCAGTCGTGGAAGAACAACCGGAGGATGGACGCGGCCATCCTCCCCTCCTTGTTGACGGCCTGAGTCATGGCCGACCGCACGATGCTCTGCAGATTGGGGCACGTAGAGCTGTAGAACGTCGGCGACAACTGTCCATCGGCGGCGCAGGCAAGCAGAGCAAGGAAGCAGAAGA
This Musa acuminata AAA Group cultivar baxijiao chromosome BXJ1-2, Cavendish_Baxijiao_AAA, whole genome shotgun sequence DNA region includes the following protein-coding sequences:
- the LOC135607229 gene encoding peroxidase P7-like isoform X2 — its product is MAAAFCRDRVLVFCFLALLACAADGQLSPTFYSSTCPNLQSIVRSAMTQAVNKEGRMAASILRLFFHDCFVSGCDGSILLDDTSTFTGEKNAGPNVNSVRGFEVIDTIKSNVETACKATVSCADILALAARDGVVLLGGPTWTVQLGRRDATTASQSSANSNLPSPGSSLSQLISSFSSKGLSARDMTALSGAHTIGQARCTTFRSHIYNDANVDASFASTHKHTCPASGGDSNLAPLDLKTPTTFDNRYYQILVVRRGLLHSDQELFNNGSQDSLVRQYSTNAAAFSCDFAAAMVKMGNISPLTGTKGEIRLNCRKNLNARDLTALSGAHTIGQARCVNFRSHIYNDANIDASFASQTQQNCPSSGGDNTLAPLDLQTPTAFDNAYYQNLVAQKGLLHSDQELFNNGTQDALVRQYSTNAAAFSRDFAAAMVKMGNISPLTGSQGEIRLDCKKVN